In a genomic window of Infirmifilum sp. NZ:
- a CDS encoding transcription elongation factor Spt5, whose protein sequence is MEQASATKATRFYAFRVTAGQEYNVAHLLYNRASKGQYNVDSIVVVPGVKGLLFIECRALYEAQRLVAGMKHVRGAVRGAISFSEMESFIKPKPVVEAVRVGDLVEIIRGPFAGMRGKIISVDPARNEVKVELAEAVYVLPVTISADDIKVVKRAEG, encoded by the coding sequence GTGGAACAAGCTTCCGCAACGAAAGCAACGCGCTTCTACGCGTTCCGCGTCACGGCAGGGCAGGAGTACAACGTTGCGCACCTCCTGTACAACAGAGCTAGCAAGGGACAATACAACGTAGACTCCATAGTTGTTGTGCCGGGCGTGAAGGGGCTTCTCTTCATAGAGTGCAGAGCCCTCTACGAAGCCCAGCGGCTCGTGGCCGGTATGAAGCACGTGAGGGGGGCTGTAAGGGGAGCCATTAGCTTCAGCGAAATGGAGTCGTTCATAAAGCCCAAACCCGTGGTCGAGGCCGTCAGAGTGGGTGATCTTGTTGAGATAATTAGAGGCCCCTTCGCCGGAATGAGGGGAAAAATCATCAGCGTGGACCCGGCAAGAAACGAAGTTAAAGTGGAGCTCGCAGAGGCCGTGTACGTGTTACCTGTAACGATCAGCGCGGATGACATTAAAGTGGTGAAGCGAGCGGAAGGATGA
- a CDS encoding UbiD family decarboxylase, which yields MMREASPPVQNAALDLRALLQFYRSQSEIIESQRKLELEFEVARFIRDSQPTPVVADTERGLVVSNLLASRKALFEVLGVRDDAEAYSKMARAMSSPLQISNLTTPSLVSLGDDLLRLPVPKFFEKDGGYYITAGVFIAKEVGGRAVNASIHRAMILDENHLAVRLVPRHLYYMFTQAEKRGIALPAAILVGAPPAVYVAAACSPPYGIYEVEVANTLAGGGLAGTSDLLEGVVLPVPSEVVILGEFLPGKRSKEGPFVDILGTYDGVREEPVFLVHEILTRQTPYFYSILPSGYEHTLLMGFPREVAIWDGVSKVVPKVHKVRLPPSGGGWLYAVVSIDKSTEGDAKNAILAAFAAHPSLKIAIVVDGDVDPDNPEDVEWAIATRMQPDEDLVIIRGARGSSLDPSADQKSLITSKLGIDATRPLSKPSWMFEKARIP from the coding sequence ATGATGCGGGAAGCATCGCCTCCTGTGCAGAACGCCGCACTAGACCTGCGCGCCTTGTTACAGTTCTACCGCTCTCAGAGCGAGATAATAGAGTCTCAGCGTAAGCTCGAGCTGGAGTTCGAGGTTGCTAGATTCATAAGAGACAGCCAGCCAACCCCGGTGGTGGCCGACACCGAGCGTGGACTTGTCGTGTCTAACCTCCTCGCCAGCCGTAAAGCCTTGTTCGAGGTCCTCGGAGTCCGCGATGACGCCGAGGCTTACTCGAAGATGGCCAGAGCCATGTCCTCCCCGCTTCAGATAAGCAACCTGACGACCCCCTCGTTAGTGTCGCTCGGTGACGACCTCCTCAGGCTACCGGTACCCAAGTTCTTCGAGAAAGATGGGGGTTACTACATAACGGCAGGGGTATTCATCGCCAAGGAGGTTGGCGGCAGGGCCGTCAACGCGAGCATACACAGGGCTATGATCCTAGACGAGAACCACCTGGCGGTGAGGCTCGTTCCACGCCATCTTTATTACATGTTCACCCAGGCCGAGAAGAGAGGCATCGCGCTTCCCGCAGCGATCCTGGTTGGAGCACCACCTGCAGTTTACGTGGCGGCTGCGTGCAGTCCGCCCTACGGTATTTACGAGGTAGAGGTCGCCAACACCTTAGCCGGTGGAGGGCTAGCTGGCACCTCAGACCTCCTCGAGGGTGTAGTGCTGCCGGTCCCGTCTGAAGTAGTTATACTCGGCGAGTTCTTGCCCGGTAAGCGCTCGAAGGAGGGTCCTTTCGTGGACATTCTCGGCACCTACGATGGGGTGCGCGAGGAGCCTGTTTTCCTGGTTCATGAGATTCTCACGAGGCAAACTCCGTACTTTTACTCCATACTCCCCTCGGGTTACGAGCACACCCTCCTCATGGGTTTCCCGAGGGAAGTCGCGATATGGGACGGCGTGAGCAAGGTTGTCCCCAAGGTTCACAAAGTTAGGCTACCTCCTTCCGGCGGCGGATGGCTCTACGCTGTAGTAAGCATAGACAAGAGCACCGAAGGTGACGCAAAAAACGCTATACTGGCCGCATTTGCGGCGCACCCCTCCCTAAAGATAGCCATCGTCGTTGATGGCGACGTCGATCCAGACAACCCGGAAGACGTCGAGTGGGCTATTGCGACCAGGATGCAGCCAGACGAGGATTTAGTCATCATTAGAGGGGCCCGGGGCAGCAGCCTCGACCCGTCGGCTGATCAAAAATCCCTCATAACCTCTAAGCTCGGCATTGACGCCACAAGGCCGCTAAGCAAGCCGAGCTGGATGTTTGAAAAAGCAAGAATACCCTGA
- the rpl18a gene encoding 50S ribosomal protein L18Ae: MDKKFLRKLEVKNERPMIARTFEIRGEMKLRLGARQGFRIYVRAVKESEAMEKVYSVLGSRHKVTRNHIKIHSVKEVSVDEIEDNYIKSLASSDKVVVYTR; this comes from the coding sequence GTGGACAAAAAGTTTTTGAGGAAGTTGGAGGTGAAGAACGAGAGACCTATGATTGCTAGGACATTCGAAATCCGTGGCGAGATGAAACTCCGGCTCGGAGCGCGGCAGGGTTTCAGAATCTACGTCCGTGCAGTTAAGGAGAGTGAGGCCATGGAAAAGGTTTACAGTGTTTTAGGCAGCAGGCACAAGGTTACACGAAACCACATTAAAATACACAGCGTGAAGGAGGTTAGTGTAGACGAGATCGAGGACAACTACATTAAGAGCTTGGCTTCCTCAGACAAAGTCGTGGTTTATACGCGCTAG
- a CDS encoding SecE/sec61-gamma family protein translocase subunit: MKVLDVLDDWVKVLKLATKPSREEYKLTLRVVLLGLGILGTMGFFFQLAGSMLEFASIQAIPREYALLGGLVVGVVILFTALYLRSRSEL, from the coding sequence GTGAAAGTGCTCGACGTTTTAGACGACTGGGTGAAGGTCCTAAAGCTCGCCACTAAGCCATCGAGAGAGGAGTACAAGCTGACCTTAAGAGTAGTCCTCCTCGGTCTCGGGATACTAGGCACGATGGGCTTCTTCTTCCAGCTGGCAGGTTCCATGCTCGAGTTCGCCAGTATACAGGCTATACCGCGCGAGTACGCGCTTTTGGGAGGTCTAGTCGTCGGGGTTGTTATTCTCTTCACTGCGCTCTACCTGAGATCTCGAAGCGAGCTATAG
- a CDS encoding translation initiation factor aIF-1A, with translation MSKEKDADARGEEEAEIPLPDGQTTLLCVIQQLLGFDRARVFCSDGKVRLCRIPGKFKKRMWMRVGDVVLVAPWDFQPDRGDILYRYTSTELQRLERKGLLKELHELLG, from the coding sequence ATGAGTAAAGAAAAAGACGCCGATGCCCGCGGCGAAGAAGAAGCAGAAATCCCGCTACCCGACGGGCAGACAACGCTTTTATGTGTTATCCAGCAGCTGCTAGGCTTCGACAGGGCTAGGGTCTTCTGCAGCGACGGCAAGGTTAGGCTCTGCAGAATTCCCGGGAAGTTTAAAAAGAGGATGTGGATGAGGGTTGGGGATGTTGTTCTCGTGGCGCCGTGGGATTTTCAGCCTGATAGAGGAGACATACTCTACCGATACACGTCCACGGAGCTTCAAAGGCTTGAGAGAAAGGGCCTGCTCAAAGAACTCCACGAACTGCTAGGATAG
- the pfdA gene encoding prefoldin subunit alpha has product MSSKQERASLAEEYGLLTQLAEELQKEISLAQNLLVEVDSTVATLKNISSLGDSREILIPISTGVYARAIINRQDKFLVSIGSNILVEKDLNDTLEFLKQRRDELQQLIERRVDELNKILQRLQQLQAALR; this is encoded by the coding sequence ATGAGCTCTAAGCAGGAAAGAGCAAGTCTAGCTGAGGAGTATGGTTTGCTTACTCAGCTAGCGGAGGAGCTTCAAAAGGAGATATCGCTTGCCCAGAATCTCCTCGTGGAGGTTGATTCAACAGTTGCGACTCTGAAGAACATAAGCTCGCTTGGCGACTCGCGTGAGATCCTCATACCTATATCGACGGGTGTCTATGCCAGGGCTATTATAAACAGGCAGGACAAGTTCCTCGTATCCATCGGGTCCAACATCCTCGTTGAGAAAGACCTTAACGACACGTTGGAGTTTCTGAAGCAAAGAAGGGATGAGTTGCAGCAGCTCATCGAGAGAAGAGTTGATGAGCTCAACAAGATTCTCCAGAGACTACAACAGTTGCAGGCCGCGTTAAGGTAG
- a CDS encoding thioredoxin family protein yields the protein MGLLDVSVEQAENYLRSMRVVVLDFYAEWCIPCKAVEEVLDQVSKAFRSSTDVAFLRIDVDRDKRAVERFEVYGLPTVIVFQKGLEVRRFTGVPRNLAIELAKLIKSLS from the coding sequence GTGGGGCTGCTGGATGTGAGCGTGGAGCAGGCCGAGAATTACCTCAGAAGCATGAGAGTGGTGGTTTTAGACTTCTACGCGGAGTGGTGTATCCCCTGCAAAGCTGTCGAGGAGGTGCTCGACCAGGTCTCTAAAGCGTTCCGGTCAAGTACGGATGTCGCGTTCCTGAGGATAGATGTCGACAGGGATAAGAGGGCGGTAGAGAGGTTTGAGGTCTACGGTCTACCAACTGTGATAGTTTTCCAAAAAGGGTTAGAGGTGAGGCGGTTCACAGGCGTACCTAGGAACCTCGCCATCGAGTTAGCCAAGCTCATCAAAAGCCTATCCTAG
- a CDS encoding ATP-dependent DNA ligase yields the protein MALTFSDLVKVAKQVEEKRSRIEKVRVLTSFFQGLTPEEAALAARFLAGFVFPEGDERELGVGYATIINAIRQLRNSRIAPLMREPPTLQEVYSTLDRISKASGEGARERKLILLRGLFSRMSEEEVEYLLRMLFGEVRIGANVGVILESLAKVGGYTGEEIRRGYMLLGDLGELARRVVAREDIRSVSLEIFRPVKPMLADMAYSPLEVLREHSGYTSAEFKYDGVRVQVHVKNGRVEIFSRRMHRITEFLPDVVDKVREHVKAESAVVDGEAVGVVAGRPVAFQELARRFRRKNELRSFLRSVPFQVYFFDILYLNGRMLIDEPYVTRRNLLEDALEGELLARQKFVSSVEELEAFYEEAVREGHEGVVCKQPGSNYEPGVRGKKWLKLKKVDTVDCVIVAAEWGHGRRAGWLSDYYLAVRDENTGGFVVVGKTFKGLTDAEFEEMTRKLLELKTREEGWVVHVKPQIVVEVDYSEIQRSPRYSSGLALRFARIRRIRPDKSPDDITTLQELWRRYHEQRKARIISDA from the coding sequence GTGGCTTTGACATTCAGTGACCTTGTGAAGGTGGCTAAGCAGGTCGAGGAGAAGAGAAGCAGGATTGAGAAAGTTAGGGTGCTGACCAGCTTCTTTCAAGGGCTGACTCCGGAAGAGGCGGCTCTCGCGGCGAGGTTTCTTGCGGGGTTTGTTTTCCCGGAGGGGGATGAGCGCGAGTTAGGTGTGGGTTATGCTACCATAATTAATGCTATTCGGCAATTGAGGAACAGCAGGATTGCACCGCTCATGAGAGAGCCTCCGACCCTTCAGGAAGTGTACTCTACCTTAGACAGGATCTCAAAGGCGAGCGGCGAGGGGGCCAGAGAGAGGAAGCTTATACTTCTCCGCGGCCTCTTCTCGAGGATGAGCGAGGAAGAGGTGGAATACCTCCTAAGGATGCTCTTTGGCGAGGTTAGAATAGGTGCTAACGTCGGGGTTATTTTAGAGTCTTTGGCCAAGGTGGGAGGCTACACAGGGGAGGAGATTAGAAGGGGGTACATGTTACTAGGGGATTTGGGTGAGCTAGCTAGGAGAGTCGTCGCCCGTGAAGACATCAGGAGTGTGAGTTTAGAGATTTTCAGGCCCGTTAAGCCCATGCTCGCGGACATGGCGTACAGTCCGCTAGAGGTTTTACGAGAACACTCGGGCTACACTTCAGCAGAGTTCAAGTACGATGGTGTTCGGGTGCAAGTACACGTCAAGAACGGTAGGGTTGAGATCTTCTCGAGGCGAATGCACAGGATAACGGAGTTTCTTCCAGACGTTGTTGACAAGGTGCGTGAGCACGTGAAAGCGGAATCGGCAGTGGTGGACGGCGAGGCCGTGGGGGTAGTTGCAGGCAGGCCTGTAGCCTTCCAGGAGCTGGCCCGCAGGTTTCGAAGGAAAAACGAGCTGAGAAGCTTCCTCAGGAGTGTCCCGTTTCAGGTCTACTTCTTTGACATACTTTACCTGAACGGCAGAATGCTGATCGACGAGCCTTACGTTACGCGTAGAAACCTTCTGGAGGACGCGCTGGAAGGAGAGCTTCTCGCAAGGCAGAAGTTTGTCTCGAGTGTGGAGGAGCTGGAAGCCTTCTACGAGGAGGCGGTTAGAGAAGGCCACGAGGGCGTTGTGTGCAAGCAACCGGGGTCGAACTACGAGCCGGGCGTGCGTGGAAAGAAGTGGTTGAAGCTGAAAAAAGTCGACACGGTTGACTGCGTGATAGTTGCCGCTGAGTGGGGGCACGGGAGGCGTGCCGGGTGGCTCAGCGACTACTACTTAGCAGTTAGAGATGAGAACACAGGAGGCTTCGTCGTCGTCGGAAAGACCTTCAAAGGATTAACCGACGCTGAGTTTGAGGAAATGACCAGGAAGCTGTTGGAGCTGAAGACGCGTGAAGAGGGGTGGGTTGTCCACGTGAAGCCGCAGATTGTGGTCGAGGTGGACTACTCGGAGATACAGAGAAGTCCGAGGTATAGCTCGGGGCTTGCCTTGAGGTTCGCGAGGATCAGGAGAATAAGGCCAGACAAGAGCCCCGACGACATCACGACACTGCAGGAGCTCTGGCGCAGGTACCACGAGCAGAGGAAGGCAAGGATTATCAGCGATGCTTAA
- the fen gene encoding flap endonuclease-1 → MGTHLTPIIPRLRIGLSGIRGKTLVVDALNAIYQFLALIRRPDGEPLENKERKVTSHLVGLASRFSKLAVDYHCDFIFVFDGPPLPLKQRELAKRRLIREKAEKEMRELLARGEYEKAFSKAVVAVKVDEWVIESSKKLVKLMGWPVVDAPADAEAQAAYMVSKGDAWAVATLDWDALLYGSPRLLRYLTLTGTEWLPSKGVARRLEPELVELEGVLQRLGISRRQLVEIAILVGTDYSEGVKGVGPKKALQLIKRYGSIDQLPRSIREKLAGYEEVLEIFLNPPVKESYSLEFQEPAYDELERFLVDENSFSESRVRTLIERLRIVWGRRSQLTLNGFA, encoded by the coding sequence GTGGGTACGCACCTTACACCCATAATCCCCCGCCTGAGAATAGGCCTAAGCGGGATTAGGGGTAAGACTCTGGTCGTGGACGCTCTAAACGCTATTTACCAGTTTCTCGCGTTGATCCGCCGACCCGACGGCGAGCCTCTCGAGAACAAGGAAAGAAAGGTCACTTCGCACCTTGTAGGCCTCGCCTCCCGTTTCTCAAAGCTCGCAGTCGATTACCACTGTGACTTCATCTTCGTCTTTGACGGTCCACCGCTACCTCTAAAGCAGCGTGAGCTTGCAAAGAGAAGACTCATCCGGGAAAAAGCCGAGAAGGAGATGCGGGAATTGCTGGCCAGAGGCGAGTACGAGAAAGCGTTCTCGAAGGCCGTCGTAGCCGTGAAGGTTGATGAGTGGGTGATAGAGAGCTCTAAGAAACTCGTCAAGCTTATGGGGTGGCCTGTAGTGGACGCTCCGGCCGACGCAGAGGCTCAGGCCGCTTACATGGTATCTAAGGGCGACGCGTGGGCTGTAGCCACTCTCGACTGGGACGCTCTGCTTTACGGCTCCCCACGCCTACTCCGCTACCTAACCCTTACGGGTACAGAGTGGTTGCCAAGCAAGGGGGTGGCGAGGAGGCTCGAACCCGAGCTCGTGGAGCTTGAGGGCGTACTCCAGAGGTTGGGTATATCGAGGCGCCAGCTCGTCGAAATAGCGATCCTGGTGGGCACTGACTACAGTGAAGGGGTGAAGGGGGTTGGCCCGAAAAAGGCCCTCCAATTGATAAAGAGGTACGGGAGCATTGACCAGCTACCTAGAAGCATCAGGGAGAAGCTAGCGGGCTACGAGGAGGTTCTCGAGATCTTCCTCAACCCGCCCGTCAAAGAGAGCTACAGTCTAGAGTTTCAGGAGCCGGCTTACGACGAACTTGAACGCTTCCTAGTGGACGAGAACTCGTTCTCCGAGAGTAGAGTGAGAACCTTAATCGAGCGGCTTAGGATAGTTTGGGGTAGGAGGAGCCAGCTGACGCTCAACGGTTTCGCGTAG
- a CDS encoding glutathione S-transferase N-terminal domain-containing protein: MVRENGNVGVLFVDGSEESKRLLAKLAENGLSGLIEVVDVSKNSLRGWLLLEYGTSEVPLLVTEKGVLSGSKSIEEYINKLRKS, encoded by the coding sequence ATGGTCAGGGAGAATGGCAACGTAGGTGTACTCTTCGTTGATGGGAGTGAAGAGTCGAAGCGCCTGCTAGCAAAGCTGGCTGAAAACGGTCTTTCCGGCTTGATCGAGGTGGTTGACGTTTCGAAAAACAGCCTTAGGGGTTGGTTACTTCTTGAGTACGGGACCTCAGAGGTTCCACTATTAGTCACGGAAAAAGGGGTGCTCTCGGGTTCGAAGAGCATCGAGGAGTATATCAATAAGCTCCGTAAAAGCTGA
- the ftsY gene encoding signal recognition particle-docking protein FtsY — MQQGLSRVFREFVRSLAYKEITPESFDDASSKLLLELVENNVALEVAEGLIAQLRERVVGRSVKRGSSIAEFIREELKAVLLNVFERAGVFDLEREVSVRKGGAEPYKVVFLGPNGHGKTTTIGKLAYRLRLKGYRVVIAAADTFRAGAIEQVSQIANMSGAFLVNLGYGADPAAVAYEAVERARRQGFDVVLVDTAGRMHTRKNLMDEMRKIIRVVEPDFRVFVGDALTGNDAVEMARTFFEEVGFDGSIVTKFDADTKGGVVLSIVYTTGRPILYVGTGQRLEDLHPFDYRNFVDSLLD, encoded by the coding sequence ATGCAGCAAGGGCTTTCACGGGTTTTCAGGGAGTTTGTCAGATCCTTGGCGTATAAGGAAATAACTCCTGAAAGCTTTGACGATGCTTCATCTAAGCTTCTGCTAGAGCTCGTGGAGAACAACGTAGCCCTTGAGGTCGCGGAGGGCCTTATTGCTCAGCTTCGGGAAAGGGTGGTGGGGCGAAGCGTTAAACGTGGGAGTAGCATTGCGGAGTTCATCCGGGAAGAGCTTAAAGCCGTTTTGCTGAATGTTTTTGAAAGAGCTGGGGTTTTCGACCTCGAGCGTGAGGTTTCGGTCAGGAAAGGCGGAGCTGAGCCGTACAAGGTTGTTTTCCTGGGACCGAACGGCCACGGAAAAACCACCACGATCGGAAAACTTGCTTACCGTCTGAGGTTAAAGGGCTACAGGGTAGTGATCGCAGCCGCCGATACATTCAGAGCTGGGGCTATCGAGCAGGTGTCCCAGATCGCGAACATGTCCGGGGCGTTCCTTGTGAACCTAGGTTACGGCGCCGATCCGGCTGCGGTTGCCTATGAGGCTGTCGAGAGGGCCAGAAGGCAAGGGTTCGACGTTGTACTAGTGGACACAGCTGGGCGGATGCACACTAGGAAAAACCTGATGGATGAGATGAGGAAGATAATCAGGGTGGTTGAGCCGGACTTTAGGGTTTTCGTTGGAGACGCGCTCACCGGGAACGATGCGGTGGAGATGGCTAGGACGTTTTTTGAAGAAGTGGGTTTTGATGGCAGTATAGTTACAAAGTTCGATGCTGACACCAAGGGGGGCGTAGTGTTATCGATCGTGTATACTACGGGTAGGCCTATCCTGTACGTCGGGACCGGTCAGAGGCTCGAAGACCTGCATCCATTTGACTACAGGAACTTCGTTGACTCCCTGCTCGACTAG
- the argF gene encoding ornithine carbamoyltransferase yields the protein MSKRDFLTLKDYTAEEIRLLIDDAILLKRLRQKGRAVLPFLSGFNVALIFEKPSTRTRASFSVAVYELGGLPITYSAQELQLSRGEPVRDVARVLSRYHHAIAARVFRHSDLEELARFSRVPVINMLSDLYHPLQALADYMTIKEKKGRVDGVRVAFIGDGRDNVFNSLAIAGVKLGARIRVASPKAYEPDPEVLGDDVYSKIEIYEDPAEAVRDVDVVYTDVFVSMGQEKEREERLKAFLPRYQVNSDLLKKVGRDDYIVMHCLPAHRGEEITDDVIESGNSVVFDQAENRLHTSKAVLLYLLNPHWSRSL from the coding sequence GTGTCTAAAAGAGATTTTCTGACCCTAAAGGATTATACTGCCGAAGAAATTAGGCTCCTGATCGATGACGCCATCCTGTTAAAGAGGTTGAGGCAGAAAGGTAGGGCGGTGCTTCCGTTTCTCTCAGGATTCAACGTCGCTCTGATATTTGAGAAACCCTCAACGAGAACAAGGGCCTCCTTCTCGGTAGCTGTGTATGAGCTTGGGGGGCTACCTATAACCTACTCTGCTCAGGAGCTTCAGCTTTCTCGCGGGGAGCCTGTAAGGGATGTTGCGAGGGTTTTATCGAGGTATCACCACGCCATTGCCGCTAGGGTTTTCAGGCACTCCGACCTCGAAGAGCTGGCCAGGTTCTCTCGTGTTCCTGTGATAAATATGCTCAGCGACCTCTACCACCCCTTGCAAGCCCTGGCTGACTACATGACGATTAAGGAAAAGAAAGGGCGAGTAGACGGGGTAAGGGTAGCTTTCATCGGTGATGGGAGGGATAATGTCTTCAACTCGCTTGCAATAGCGGGGGTGAAGCTCGGCGCGAGGATCAGAGTTGCCTCACCGAAGGCCTACGAGCCAGATCCCGAGGTTCTCGGGGACGACGTTTACTCGAAGATAGAGATCTACGAGGATCCCGCTGAGGCTGTGAGAGACGTGGACGTCGTTTACACGGACGTCTTCGTGAGCATGGGTCAGGAGAAGGAGCGAGAGGAGAGGCTCAAGGCGTTCTTGCCACGGTATCAGGTGAACTCAGACCTTTTGAAAAAAGTGGGCAGGGATGATTACATCGTGATGCACTGCCTGCCTGCGCACCGCGGTGAAGAGATAACCGACGACGTCATCGAGAGCGGCAACAGCGTGGTTTTTGACCAGGCAGAGAACAGGCTGCATACCTCGAAGGCCGTGCTCTTGTACCTGCTCAACCCGCACTGGTCTAGGAGCCTCTAG
- a CDS encoding MBL fold metallo-hydrolase, whose translation MLKVGRVAITPIADESLGVRSMSLYVETPDARILFDAGISLGPLRYGLPPHPEEFRSLRRLREKIVEYAGKADVVTVSHYHRDHYTPPYKSLYECTDEETFLEVYSGKTLLAKSPTSSINFNQKRRAQQFFKALEESKSGARVVLADAGRLQVGDTLLESFIAVHGDEKLGWVACFKLYVGGEAILAYMPDVQGPVSDEALVVLLNESFKVAIIGGPPTYLGDKGKDKLSKGLENLAKALRVKRINIVSHHILRDPNWRTVIDEISPAVDIHLYSEIAGLSFTPLEAHRKLLYETDPPPQSYLEALRKKRIRCEDLGV comes from the coding sequence ATGCTTAAAGTGGGTAGAGTGGCTATAACGCCGATCGCGGACGAAAGCCTAGGAGTGCGCTCGATGAGTCTATACGTTGAGACTCCAGACGCGAGGATTCTCTTCGACGCTGGGATAAGCCTCGGACCGCTTCGTTACGGTCTGCCACCGCACCCGGAGGAGTTCAGGTCTCTGAGAAGGCTCAGAGAGAAGATCGTGGAGTACGCGGGTAAGGCTGATGTTGTTACGGTGTCGCACTACCACCGGGACCACTACACACCACCCTATAAGTCGCTTTACGAGTGCACCGATGAGGAGACATTCCTAGAGGTCTACTCCGGTAAAACGTTGCTTGCGAAGTCACCAACCTCTAGCATAAACTTCAACCAGAAGCGTCGAGCCCAGCAGTTTTTCAAAGCTCTCGAAGAATCGAAGAGCGGTGCTAGGGTGGTCCTCGCGGACGCGGGGAGACTGCAAGTAGGCGACACGCTTCTCGAAAGCTTTATCGCAGTTCACGGGGATGAGAAACTGGGTTGGGTTGCCTGCTTCAAGTTGTACGTCGGGGGTGAGGCAATTCTGGCTTACATGCCTGACGTCCAAGGACCCGTCTCCGATGAAGCGCTGGTGGTTTTGCTAAATGAGAGCTTCAAAGTGGCCATAATCGGTGGTCCCCCGACCTACCTAGGAGACAAGGGCAAGGACAAGTTAAGCAAAGGGTTAGAGAACCTCGCAAAGGCTTTAAGGGTGAAGAGAATCAACATCGTATCGCATCACATACTCCGCGACCCGAACTGGCGAACTGTTATTGACGAGATCTCACCGGCAGTGGATATCCATCTCTACAGTGAGATAGCCGGGCTGAGCTTCACGCCTCTCGAGGCCCACAGAAAGCTACTCTACGAGACAGACCCACCCCCGCAGTCGTACCTAGAGGCATTAAGGAAAAAGCGGATACGTTGCGAAGATCTTGGCGTTTGA
- a CDS encoding CDP-2,3-bis-(O-geranylgeranyl)-sn-glycerol synthase — MHVIVDAIVWILPAYFANGAPVLTVHVIRRAGYRPHPLDFGATFTDGRRVLGDNKSIEGFLGGVAAGTAGGALLQLFGLHDLLSAFVMSIGALTGDLVGAFVKRRLGLRPGDPAPLLDQLDFVAGSVLAYWLYKPPPLEYVVVVVVLTPLIHLVTNAVAYVLGIKDRPW; from the coding sequence GTGCACGTAATAGTGGATGCTATCGTGTGGATTCTCCCGGCCTACTTTGCCAACGGGGCCCCAGTTCTAACCGTTCATGTTATCCGGCGGGCTGGTTACCGTCCGCACCCCCTTGACTTTGGGGCCACATTCACAGACGGAAGGAGGGTTTTAGGAGACAACAAATCTATTGAGGGTTTCCTGGGCGGGGTTGCCGCGGGGACTGCAGGTGGAGCCCTGCTGCAGCTTTTCGGGCTGCATGACCTCTTGTCTGCCTTTGTGATGTCCATCGGGGCACTAACAGGCGACCTAGTAGGTGCGTTCGTCAAAAGGAGGCTGGGTCTAAGACCAGGAGACCCCGCTCCTCTTTTAGACCAACTAGACTTTGTGGCGGGATCGGTGCTCGCCTACTGGCTTTACAAGCCACCGCCACTGGAATACGTTGTGGTGGTTGTTGTTCTAACGCCTCTTATTCATCTAGTCACCAATGCAGTGGCGTACGTTCTGGGGATAAAAGACAGACCATGGTAG
- a CDS encoding ArsR/SmtB family transcription factor: MSSPEELLRVLKDPTRRRIVRLLAEKGPLEYSEIMRELGLTSTGRLNYHLNAMRELLEKDELGRYRLNRRGLLAYQLLREYESGKGEYTIGVHPLALLVESLPAFIVGVVILFFLLSQGFFAVNPLFLVALIAIIAVVLLRLAYGLAGKPFPYLKVRRD; this comes from the coding sequence ATGTCCTCGCCCGAGGAACTCCTCAGGGTCCTGAAGGATCCCACGCGAAGGAGGATCGTCAGGCTCTTGGCGGAGAAGGGGCCTTTGGAGTACAGCGAAATAATGAGGGAGCTGGGTCTCACCAGCACGGGGAGGCTAAACTACCACCTGAACGCGATGAGAGAGCTGCTGGAGAAGGATGAGCTGGGGCGCTACAGGTTAAACAGGAGGGGGCTCCTGGCCTACCAGCTCCTGAGGGAGTACGAGAGCGGTAAGGGAGAGTACACGATTGGCGTACACCCGCTTGCGTTATTGGTAGAATCGCTACCAGCGTTCATAGTCGGTGTGGTCATACTTTTCTTTCTACTAAGCCAGGGATTTTTCGCTGTTAATCCTCTCTTTTTGGTAGCGCTGATAGCCATAATTGCAGTGGTTCTGCTCAGACTGGCATACGGACTCGCGGGGAAGCCATTCCCGTACCTAAAAGTCAGAAGAGATTAG